The Acanthochromis polyacanthus isolate Apoly-LR-REF ecotype Palm Island chromosome 16, KAUST_Apoly_ChrSc, whole genome shotgun sequence genome segment tgatgtgtaagctgagccaatcaatcctctgatagtttattacatattattgatgaatacggagcagaaaattgtaaaagagaaggtttatttttcaaatccTTTGAatcccaaatgtcctccaattctgcaATGACAGATTTACTTACAATTGAGTATTGTTGCATTGCTGTAttggtacttttacttaagcAAAAGTGCCTTTTGCACAACAGGTCAGTGTCAATATGTCACTTTTTATTGACTCAGCTCAACATGCAATTTTTGTGTTCTCAAATACATACCTAaatataactttatttctaagaAGAACGGTGTTTCTTCAGACTTTATGGATAAACTGACTGCATCCATCTTTAATAAATTACACTGTTAGCatataaaatgctttaaaagctGAACTATTTAGGGGCTCAATGTAGAAAATGTAGAGAGGATATGTATCAGTGTGCAGTTtttcacacaacaaaaacacagcaaagatCAGTGCCCAGTACGTCCTGGTGGTGGTTTGTGCAGTGAGTCACTCAGAGTGAGAAGTTTTACACCCACAATCTGTCTAAAAGAATATTTCCTGTTGCAGGAAAAGTcctccacactgtaaaaaaaaaatcttaaaaaaacgGTAATTTTCCGGCAGCTGGGGCGCCAAAAAAATACcgtgaaataacagaaaattactttctcataaaaacacagtttttttccATAATTAAAATACAGTTAGTAGTTGTAATTTTAACAAGATTTTGCCttattttcagggttttttaaCGTTTAATTagaaacattttcacattttaaaacaattaaattacCTAGAAATATGGTAAGTAAATGTCGTATTACGAATAATAATGCttaaatttacagaaatgtgcTGTTATTAGTTGGTTTTAATGACATTGTTTTACGGAAAGAGGTTGTATAATAATTTGTGTTTGATGTAATATAACAGTatataacacacaaaataatgtgattcatctttcaaaacatgtcaaaaaactgttgaaaaactAGATATTGGGTTTAAAATTgcaacaatttactgttaattttagATCACATCAAACgcatatttagttattttacgTTGTTTTTAACAATTAATTACAAACAGTTTACgttttaaaacaatgaaattacccataaagatggCAAATTAACATTGCAATATGAATAATAATGCttaaatttacagaaatgtgctgttattagttgtttttaatggcattattttatgtaaaaaggCAGTATATTACTTTATAATAGATGTAATATAACCGTATACGACACAATAATTTGATTAATCtttcaaaacatgtcaaaaacacTTAACTACATATTGGGTGTACAATTGCAACAATTTACTGTTTATTGCAagtttagtttttagttttcttttacataGATTTGCTGAATATTTAAAGGGCTTTCAACTTAAAAAACGTTCTCACCTAATAACACcggaattatttttattttaaatggtttAAACCGTTTTTTGGCCAGTGGGAAAAGGGGCTTAAATGAATTGTTGTGTTTGAATGAGACAAAGCTGAACAAGAACAGCTACAGTTTCCCATTCTCAGTATTTTTTATTCAACTGTAACAGGTAACCATTATTACAACAATatacaaaaatcgattaaattaaaatgactggctctgaaacaaacaaaaataaaattaaactgaattgaaaatgaaagaaaaaagcattaaaaaaaaaaaagctgagttACCAATTCCCAGTATTTCAAGGCATTCCTAACTTGGTCAAGTAACCATAGATCCAAAACACTGATGAGAAACTTTGTCAAACCTCACTGGAAATGAATCCATACTCTATCCAAGGCATCCATAACTTGGTCAAGTCACTGTACATCCACAACACAGATTACAAACCTACAGTAAACCTCTCTGGAAATGAATACATATTCTATTTAAGTCATCCATAACCTGGTCAAGTAACCATAGATCCAAAACATTGATGACAAAGCTACATAGCTCACATGAAACCTCACTGGATATTAATCCATAACAGTCTGTAACTTGGACAAAGTATCCATAACTAGAGAGCACTTCTTATTCCCTCCACTCATAGTCTGCAATTTTGGTGATCAGTGTGAGAACCTTTGGACTGACTGCAAGTTGTTTTTTGGTGGCGTTCCGCTCCACTTTTGATCCCTTATCTGGATTTATCTTGAAGAGGCACCtgtcaaatgaaaaaacaactaCTTTAGAAACTGTGGACTGTACTGTAATGTAATGTTTTCATACATTTGCAAAAAGGTTACACAACAGTATAGACAGAGCTTGCATGTTAAAGAGCATTTGGACATACAGGGAACAGTAGACCAGTGATGTAATGAAAAGATTATCATGTGAGTACTGTGTATGTGTATTGTGAATGAATGCGTATGAATGTTCGaaggtggtcggaggggccgtttGGCGCGAaatggcagccacgcttccctcagtctgccccaggggagctgtggctacaaacgtagcttaccaccactggTAAGAAGCGctgcatgtacacacaaacacacaagtggGGTGTCGCGTCAGAGCGGTGAAGTGAAACAATAACCTGAAGATCACCTGAGCTGATGTGGACTGTGAGTCAGAGCAATAAAACTTCAAGAATAAAAATGCTTTATATTCACCAAGAACCATAGAAGGAGAGTTAACTATGATAATAGATGTAGATGCCTACAGCTGCTTCATCCTTCTCACTTCAGGTAGTAATCTAATATTTTTGAGATATGACCAtctttattttgaataaaatgtaataatagaATGGTGTTTCTGGAGAGGGAAAACAACAATGGAAATCAAACCATACTGTGGATTAGTGAACTGTCCCACCCTTAGTGAACATGGAAGCGAATCATCTTCCCAAACTGAAGCCATTCTCTGGTTTCTTCAGGATTCAGTCAGGATGTTCCATGAACTGGTAGCATCAGTACGCTGCGTTAGTGACTTTGGAGCTTCATGCAACTTTCAGGTCAGTCCTGAACATTTTATcattaagattaaaaaaagtgcACTGAAATCGCATTCTGTATTGTTAATGAAGGCAGAGGTGGGCTGCAAAGAAATTTGAGATTTTCAAGTGGGCCCTGAGTTGCCAAAGTTTGGTTCATCTGACCACTTGACATTTTCCCAGTTCTCCTCTGGATCATCTTCATGCGATCAGATCAgaccaaaataaaacttttgggtGTAAACTCCACTCTCTAtgtttggagagaaaaaagTGATGGGTGACATCTCAGGGAATCATCTCTACTTTAAATCATGGtggtaaaaacatcataatttggGGCTACTTTTCTGCAGAGGGGACAGGACAGCTGATCCGTAGTAAAAAGAGGATGAACAGGGGCCTGAATTGTGAGATTTTGGGCAAAAACCTCCATCTCTCATTCACAGGAATGATAACTGAATGTGGCTGGATTCTcataaaaagagtaaaaaaaaatgtgtaaattgtgctacatttgttTGTAAACCTGCTCTAGACCTCCAGGAAAAGTTTGACCTCTGTAACTGCAAACAAATTTGTgctaaattaataaaacaaaatgggTGCCCATATTTATGCACGTGcctatttttactcactttctgtaaatcctataaactttatttcacttctcaaatatcactgtgtCCCTCTACTGTATGATATATTTAAGCTAATTTTCTGATCCAAACGCCCAAtgatttataaagaaaatgtagaaaataatcagGTGTTTCAAAACTTTTAGTCTGTACTGTATATCTTATTTTGATGTATTAAATTGACTAGTGGTGTCTTACCTCTGTAAGAACTCCAAAGTTGATGCTTGGGCTGCTGGGTAAGATATGTTCATACAGTAGTACGAACCAAACATCAGCAAAAAAGCATCACTGAAGATTCTGATGTGGCCATTCACAATGGTCTGGTCAACAGATAGCATGAAATTCTCTGCTGCCAAAGTCGAGTTTCCTGTTGTGTACAGGGACAAGAGAAGgacaaaagaaaattaaaactaaattatcATGTTACTACTGAGTCCAGTATAACAATAACAATCAAAGTAATAGTAGTAATAGTTTTCGGTGTTTTGGTTTTAATATATTGTGgtggagaaagaaaaatattcataCCACACACAACAATACATGGTGTACTTGGAAGTCCAGCACAGTCCACTTCAGACGGCAGGGTTGTTTGATCCACTTTGTAGAAcatctgttcttcttcttcattgaAGTACTTGAGGAGCAGTGGAAGAACCACTGCAACATTCACATCTGCAACATTTTTGCTTGATGTTTCCATTTCCCTGAAGATGGTCTCCATCTTTCCTGTCTTGTCACCTGATTTAAGAAATGAAATAACTCTGGCACATTTATTAGCCATGTTTTTGTCTTCCATGTCCACACCTGTAAGCTCTTTAAAATGAGTCTTCATGCCAGTTGTCTCAAACAGATATGGCCATTCCTTTGTCAAGTCAGAAGTCTCAGTCCCACTGATAATGTCTTTTCTCTGAGTGAAGAAAGTGGCTCTCATCATATCCTCAATGGCTTTGCTGTCACAGCATCTTTCTCTCCACATTTTCTTTAACTGTTCTTGTGCATGTTTCTGAGATTCAGGGGTTTCATCAGGGGGCAGCCGTGTTGGTTGCCAGTTTATACACCCGTAAGTGTCTAGTCTTTTTTTCGGAGTTGGGGTATCCTCTCCTTCACTGCTGCTGATAATTTGTCTCTTTAAGGAAAGTGAAGTGTTTCCTCTCTTCAGGTTATCCACTCTGCTGACCATCTGTTTGGTGAGTGAGTCATACCCACTGCCTACAACTTCACCTTCAATGACATCAGTAAATGCCACAGGGTAGGCCTTTGTCATCTTCCTTGCTATCTCACTGATATGTTTCTTCCCAGGTGTTGGGCACGCGGTTAAGATTTCACTGACAATGAGCCGTATGATTTCAAGTCTCTCACTTTTTGTTGGCCGCTTCCCTGTTTCCAGCTTTCTGATGATCTCAGATGGAATTTTTTGCCAAGgaatttgaaatttaaaatgcCAGCTATTGTCAGACAGTCGAGAAGGTGTGATATCCATACTTGAACTACTTGTTGACCGTGGTGAACTTACAGTTTCTGAGCTGTAACCACCTGgagagaacacagagaacattGGCTATTATTAAATAATCGGTGGGTTTTCATGgagcctttttcttctttcgGGATGTTGGTTCCGGCTGAAACTATATAGAAATGACTTGGGtcatttctcctcttttttaaGCAGTGTTCGGGCCGAGACTTAATGCTAGTGAGATGCGCTGAGTCCAGGCTTCAACACCCATGGTTCCAGTCGAATTTTAATTTTCAGACCCATAAAGAAATTGTAAATACATAGTGATGTTTACATTTTGATTTCTGTCGACACGGAGCAGAAAGAACGGAACCAGACAACATTTAGATTCATTGTTTACATGAcaaaattttcatttctttcggtttaagaaaatgtttattCCACCTCTCTGGGCTTGTTTATTTTGATTGAGCTGATTGTAATCAGATTATTTGGCTCCTTGTAAGTCACACGAGTCACACTATAGATGACACGGTTGCTTTGGGACAGACAAGCTTGCGAGATCTCAACATAACACACCACAATGGGTAGCAAAGAAAATACACAGCAGACTGACTATACATGGGAACTAAATGAACAACATATTCTTGTTGGGGGAACTATTGCTACTGCTGGATACaaaagtcagttttttttctgtacgtTGTAATAAAATATCCTGTGTTCATCCCTGATTAATTGTGTGTGATTTGCTACCAAATTAGAATCTAGAGAAGATAGACCCAACTGATGATACTGATTAATAGGCATACTGTCAATTCACTGCTGGTGACTGTACAATATTACAGTAAGTTACAGGTAGATTATATAATTTTTCAGTCCATCTAACCCAAAAGAGTGATTCTGTGCAACAGATGCATATACTCACCAGAAAGGGCCAGCTCATCAGACTGTGTTACTGGACTTGTACTGGTACCGGCTCTGCTGAACTGTTGGTTGCTCTGGTTGCTTGGAGGACTGTCCAAGACATCTTGCTGGCCTTAATAAAGGACAGATAATAGTAAAATTTAACCATAGACATCACATAGCTCAATCTGGGTATATTAATACCCAATATAATTATATACTCAGTAGCCAATTGACATATTTCAAACTGTTCCTTTCTCAATATAATGCAGTACAGTACACCACCACTAACACCCACTATGAAATCAATGATGAACAAGGTATAGTTTATAGTTATCACCTTTttgaaaacatcaacaaaaaatgtAGAGAAGATTCTTTGAAGTATAATTCATAGTAGAACTGCTGTATTAGACTGCATTAAtttgaacaggtgtacctaataagtATATTTTGACTATGTACATTTTTCTAATGTGAAAGTTTATCATGTACAATTTGAAACACATACTTTTCTTTTTGAGCAGTGACAGAAGTTTCCTGGCTTCAACTGGTCTCAGGACAGAAAGGAGGTCACTCTCCTGCAGGTAGCTCAGGTCCTCCAGGTCCTCAACTCCTAAACCTTGCAGATGCTCCAGCAAAGGCTCAGGGTCTCTCAGTTTAGGAAGACTTGATTTGATGAAAGACAGAAGCAGACTCTGTATCCATGACTAGGAGGACTAGAAGAGATGAAAAAGACTGTTCTTCAAGCATTACTGTCAGATTTTAATCTCTCAAACTCCAGATTACTCTGAGTCAGCAATGCTATGCTTAAGCGAAATTACCCTTGTCCCACAAAGCTTGTACACAGACAAAGGATAATAATCTAGTTTCTGCTCAGGCTTCCAACATTTCATGCTCTGTCTTGCTTGTTTCACTTCATACAATGCAAACGCTGGCATATAGGACACGTCATGAGGTGTAACGATAAAGTACACATGCTGGTCCTGGGTCACAAGCATGAGCTCAATCTGTCCGAATTCAAGTGCCTCACCTTGGTTTAAACACAGAAAGAGTCCCTTTTTGTACCGAGTGCCTTTCCACTGCACCTCGGTAGCTGACTCGACATTGGGTTCTTTGACTAAGGTTTCTCCTACTGCAGAGCGCACTGCTTCGCTGTACAGTTCAGCATGGAAAGGAGTGGAGTTCTTAACCACCAATGAGGGTGCAAAAAAGGAGCCAGAATGTAGGTATGCCTGCAGTAGCTGATGGTTCTTTGCAAGTGTGTGACatacatttttgaagttttGCGTCCTTCGCACACATCTTTTGAAATATGAATGCTTGCTCTCGAACCTCATTGTCCACAGCCGAATGAGTGGGCCAAACTTTAGTATTAAGGCAGGGTAGTGGGTGAGGTAATGATGctttggttttagtttttgtgaaggaaaaaattctttccttccttccagaTAATC includes the following:
- the LOC127537675 gene encoding uncharacterized protein LOC127537675 codes for the protein MDITPSRLSDNSWHFKFQIPWQKIPSEIIRKLETGKRPTKSERLEIIRLIVSEILTACPTPGKKHISEIARKMTKAYPVAFTDVIEGEVVGSGYDSLTKQMVSRVDNLKRGNTSLSLKRQIISSSEGEDTPTPKKRLDTYGCINWQPTRLPPDETPESQKHAQEQLKKMWRERCCDSKAIEDMMRATFFTQRKDIISGTETSDLTKEWPYLFETTGMKTHFKELTGVDMEDKNMANKCARVISFLKSGDKTGKMETIFREMETSSKNVADVNVAVVLPLLLKYFNEEEEQMFYKVDQTTLPSEVDCAGLPSTPCIVVCGNSTLAAENFMLSVDQTIVNGHIRIFSDAFLLMFGSYYCMNISYPAAQASTLEFLQRCLFKINPDKGSKVERNATKKQLAVSPKVLTLITKIADYEWRE